The following are encoded in a window of Candida dubliniensis CD36 chromosome 4, complete sequence genomic DNA:
- the OPT7 gene encoding oligopeptide transporter, putative, which yields MSKEAEFVKTISKNGDPQVDVHERDTESNSEDALEPDIEELPKVVREIVPLEDDPTIPVLTFRYFILSIIFIIPGAFIDTMNSFRTTSAAYSIFFVQIASHWCGKWLARVLPKKQVGFGRFSFNLNPGPWSIKETVLITITANSGATGSMGTNPLALAELFYGESVNPAVAIFFMWMIVFIGYSFAGIARNFLLYDPQFTWPQALMQTTLFQTQNKSDKDAKQASKQMKVFFFVLIGLCAWQFFPEYIFPMTSSLAFLCWVAPENYTANFIGSGLGGMGFLNLSLDWSNITSSIMLYPYWVQVVQFAAFVLGAWILIPAAKWGNLSSYHYGLMSNSLFLGNGTKYPTTELLTTNLRLNETRYAELGPVHLGAQRAWNMFFDYAAYVSGFMWVVAFGYKSLSGSLKRLVTSRKQKGSINLQYTDRLNRLQAAYEEVPLYWYVILFICAFVTLLVIFATDSLFMPWWCLLVGVAFGAVIVTPLVWLYALSNFQLPIGTFNELLYGYMIQHKTSRHPAGAMVYGAVGGDLFYRAQYILNDQKIAHYMHISQRAVFFSQIFGELIGVPINYAALKWVISTKRDFLDGTKVDKLHQWTGQTIVGYNTNAVQYVILGPDRLFKNYPVLPYGFLLGAGAPLVLYLLHRLFPKSKLKFHLWNTTVFFSTMSTFYGNLSTGYFSKFIGGTITMFWAFRYKHSLWKKYNYLLAAALDTGLNLSILLIFLFFSAGKTVNFPEWWGNNGKSVERCFAMS from the coding sequence ATGTCCAAAGAGGCTGAATTTGTTAAAACAATTTCCAAGAATGGTGATCCACAAGTGGATGTTCATGAACGAGACACTGAGTCCAATTCTGAAGATGCTTTAGAACCTGATATTGAAGAGCTACCAAAGGTGGTCCGAGAGATCGTTCCCTTAGAAGATGATCCCACTATTCCAGTGCTTACTTTCCGCTACtttatattatcaataatctTCATCATACCTGGGGCGTTTATTGATACGATGAATTCTTTCCGTACAACGTCAGCAGCatattccattttttttgttcaaataGCATCACATTGGTGCGGCAAGTGGCTAGCTAGGGTTCTCCCTAAGAAACAAGTTGGGTTTGGAAGATTCTCTTTCAATCTAAATCCAGGGCCGTGGTCAATTAAGGAAACGGTTTTGATCACAATCACTGCCAACAGTGGTGCAACTGGAAGCATGGGAACTAATCCTTTGGCTTTAGCAGAACTTTTTTATGGCGAATCCGTGAATCCTGCTGTCGCCATTTTTTTCATGTGGATGATAGTCTTTATTGGCTACTCCTTTGCCGGTATCGCCAGAAATTTCTTATTGTACGACCCGCAATTCACTTGGCCACAAGCTTTGATGCAAACAACATTGTTTCAAACCCAAAACAAAAGTGATAAAGACGCTAAACAAGCTTCAAAGCAAATGAAAGTATTCTTCTTTGTCTTGATCGGTTTATGTGCATGGCAGTTTTTCCCTGAATATATTTTCCCCATGACTTCCTCGTTGGCGTTTCTTTGTTGGGTTGCTCCGGAAAATTACACGGCCAATTTCATTGGGTCTGGTCTCGGTGGTATGGGATTTCTTAATCTTTCTCTTGATTGGTCAAATATCACGTCTAGTATTATGTTGTATCCGTACTGGGTCCAAGTGGTACAATTTGCAGCATTTGTTCTTGGCGCATGGATATTGATACCAGCTGCCAAATGGGGAAATCTTTCGAGTTATCATTATGGGTTAATGTCAAACAGTTTGTTTCTAGGTAACGGCACAAAATATCCAACTACTGAGTTGCTCACAACAAATTTAAGATTGAATGAAACTAGATACGCAGAACTTGGACCAGTGCATCTTGGTGCCCAGCGTGCTTGGAACATGTTTTTTGATTACGCAGCATATGTTAGTGGGTTTATGTGGGTTGTTGCTTTTGGATACAAAAGCTTATCTGGGTCGCTTAAAAGATTGGTGACGTCAAGGAAACAAAAAGGGTCCATAAACTTGCAATATACTGATAGGTTAAATAGGCTCCAAGCCGCCTATGAAGAAGTCCCGTTGTATTGGTACGTTATTCTTTTCATATGCGCATTTGTCACTCTATTGGTAATATTTGCAACCGATTCGTTGTTCATGCCGTGGTGGTGTCTTCTTGTGGGAGTTGCCTTTGGTGCTGTAATTGTCACCCCTTTAGTTTGGCTATACGCTCTATCCAACTTCCAGTTGCCCATTGGTACCTTCAATGAGTTATTATATGGTTATATGATCCAGCACAAAACTTCAAGGCATCCAGCAGGAGCTATGGTGTATGGTGCAGTTGGTGGAGATTTATTTTACAGAGCCCAATATATTCTCAATGATCAAAAAATTGCCCATTATATGCATATTTCACAAAGAGCAGTATTCTTTTCCCAGATATTTGGTGAACTAATTGGTGTTCCCATCAACTACGCTGCCTTAAAGTGGGTGATCCTGACCAAGAGAGATTTCTTGGACGGCACAAAAGTTGACAAACTTCATCAATGGACGGGCCAGACAATTGTCGGTTATAACACCAATGCCGTGCAGTATGTGATTTTGGGTCCAGAtagattatttaaaaactATCCTGTATTGCCATATGGGTTTTTACTTGGTGCTGGTGCCCCATTAGTATTGTATCTTCTTCACCGATTATTTcccaaatcaaaattgaagTTTCATTTGTGGAACACAACTGTGTTCTTTTCTACTATGAGCACCTTCTATGGTAATCTTTCAACTGGCtatttttccaaattcaTAGGGGGTACCATAACTATGTTTTGGGCATTCCGATACAAGCACAGTTTGTGGAAAAAGTACAATTATTTGCTAGCTGCTGCATTGGATACTGGTCTTAATTTGAGTATTTTActtattttcttgttcttctctGCCGGTAAAACCGTCAACTTCCCTGAATGGTGGGGCAATAATGGTAAAAGTGTGGAGAGATGTTTTGCTATGAGTTGA
- a CDS encoding endoplasmic reticulum transmembrane protein, putative (Similar to S. cerevisiae YET1), with amino-acid sequence MSLQMSLVFCTLIGQMITLLVLVLPLPYVVRQKIVDLTFALQKNQNFRVGIVFSIILMSLQLLDCIQRLNKYADAETNPHFPGIDYDRLASKFYSQRNLYLSGAILYLQVAIGTVVTIVRKMVLKEKLYREANIKPATDDEATEVEKLKHLIDLKQQDIDTFKKQVEGLQKAYNSLTPQEEKNKNE; translated from the coding sequence ATGAGTCTCCAAATGTCATTAGTATTTTGCACCTTAATTGGTCAAATGATTACTTTATTGGTTTTAGTTTTACCATTACCCTATGTTGTTCGACAAAAAATCGTCGACTTGACATTTGCATTGCAAAAGAACCAAAACTTTCGAGTTGGAATTGTGTTTTCTATCATATTGATGAGTTTACAACTTTTAGATTGCATACAAAGGTTGAATAAATATGCAGATGCCGAAACCAACCCACATTTCCCGGGAATTGATTACGATCGATTGGCCAGTAAATTTTATTCTCAAAGAAACCTCTACTTGAGTGGCGCAATTTTATACTTGCAAGTTGCTATTGGAACTGTCGTTACTATTGTTAGAAAAATGGTTTTGAAGGAAAAACTTTACCGTGAAGCAAACATAAAGCCAGCAACAGATGATGAAGCTACAGAAGTTGAGAAATTGAAGCacttgattgatttgaaacaacaagacATTGATACATTTAAGAAGCAAGTTGAAGGTTTACAAAAAGCTTACAACTCTTTGACACCAcaagaagagaaaaacAAGAATGAATAA
- a CDS encoding regulator of actin cytoskeleton, putative (Similar to S. cerevisiae SYP1;~In S. cerevisiae: potential role in actin cytoskeletal organization), with protein MTDQDFNFATTILTSKTPQQAAAIIPNVITGSTGLNKDLITWFKHYSSTLEGYTQGLQQLIDEANKIAERSSVGFNNFPRNWNCLVNAIKTEHDNNETINKHLRQEIINPLRELVEKDVRVSELIVNGQELQEISGNLNREGEIQWNYKAPQGFQNLEDFKKIEIQVMFDIILNFFQLHNGRLTKDLKNNENSTNYLLGSFKLDAEMQNQLKYLVNTQFATPQRGFQHQGQHPPTAAPNNKQRRSSSFAKSEKSASPKKPSKLKSKVGSIFGRKKKKEKFAGAESIAEDESLSEVSLPPTRTRNSSMLSRSNSTRRSFIDRFHRDESSTAISRQHEHQQSPLIEPSQHVEKPQPEIPQPEAPHTKSLEPVSEVQKEQFPPIQNGPEKSSENQQPRVSVPTQTLSPVTPTHDGFGGSIKPLPEPVDSPNVIKYNDSDDSSTEERRASLLEKHNLEVQPVPSPFTTQPPAPVPQSSRSRQSSDGIYSFEAGDDSNPISATPRSEQNVFAQMPDPNLSSEKTLAPPPPPSRKVLHHDEPAVRDSAIFHNLPVASHSGRDSVMAPLASQDTGHSLLKNDFKHENLAATLGLSSSIAEVINASFKDGQLIKSQVVGEVAFNYNGNTSDPLVVTIPNSFDKVLVNKTFIEDLGQGKYKINPAFITSKTLGGLKYLLKPTQVPVIIQQIWKFEPHQSSLMVSIRSTTPLVLENFVVSVALNHDIEATSASSKPQGAFNKEKNRITWRYPSSLTLNGEERLIARFMTNGLGSEHESGVQIKFQVKDPQVKYCSIYNENGEEIPTFRNLVSGSYSGHL; from the coding sequence ATGACTGATCAggatttcaattttgcaACAACTATATTAACATCCAAAACCCCACAACAGGCGGCAGCAATTATTCCTAACGTAATAACTGGCTCCACTGGATTGAACAAGGATTTAATTACATGGTTCAAACATTATAGCTCAACATTGGAAGGCTATACTCAGGGGttacaacaattgattgatgagGCCAACAAAATAGCAGAGCGAAGCAGTGTTGGCTTTAACAATTTTCCTCGTAACTGGAACTGCTTGGTTAATGCCATAAAGACCGAACACGACAACAACGAAACTATCAATAAACATTTGAGACAGGAAATCATCAATCCATTAAGAGAGTTGGTAGAAAAAGATGTTCGTGTTTCTGAATTAATAGTTAATGGACAAGAGTTGCAAGAAATAAGCGGTAATTTGAATAGAGAAGGCGAGATACAGTGGAACTACAAAGCACCACAaggttttcaaaatttggaagattttaaaaaaattgagatTCAAGTGATGTTTGATATAATCTTGAATTTCTTCCAACTACACAATGGTAGATTAACCAaggatttgaaaaataatgaaaactCTACTAATTATCTTTTGGGAAGCTTCAAATTGGATGCAGAAATGCAGAaccaattaaaatatttggtGAACACTCAATTTGCAACCCCGCAGAGAGGATTCCAGCATCAGGGCCAGCATCCTCCTACCGCAGCACCAAACAATAAgcaaagaagaagtagCTCATTCGCTAAACTGGAAAAATCAGCATCTCCAAAGAAACCttcaaaactaaaatcCAAAGTCGGATCGATTTTTGGcaggaagaaaaagaaggaaaagtTTGCTGGTGCTGAATCCATTGCTGAAGATGAATCATTATCTGAAGTTTCCTTGCCACctacaagaacaagaaattcTTCGATGTTGTCTCGTAGCAACTCAACGAGAAGATCTTTTATTGACCGTTTCCATAGAGATGAGTCTAGCACTGCCATTTCAAGACAGCATGAGCACCAGCAGCTGCCTTTGATTGAACCTTCGCAACACGTGGAGAAACCCCAGCCGGAAATTCCCCAGCCGGAAGCTCCACATACCAAATCACTAGAACCTGTTTCAGAAGTACAAAAAGAACAGTTCCCACCTATACAAAATGGTCCAGAAAAGAGTAGTGAAAATCAACAACCCAGAGTTAGTGTGCCCACACAGACCTTGTCGCCGGTTACACCTACTCACGATGGATTTGGTGGTTCTATTAAACCATTACCGGAACCTGTTGATTCTCCAAATGTGATTAAATACAATGATTCGGATGATTCTTCTACTGAAGAACGTAGAGCCTCGTTACTTGAAAAACACAATTTAGAAGTCCAGCCCGTACCTTCCCCATTCACTACTCAACCACCGGCGCCTGTACCTCAATCTTCCAGATCTAGACAAAGTAGTGATGGCATTTACTCGTTTGAAGCAGGGGATGATTCCAACCCTATCTCTGCTACACCAAGATCTGAGCAAAATGTCTTTGCACAGATGCCAGACCCAAATTTGTCTTCCGAGAAGACCCTTGCTCCGCCACCTCCACCTTCGAGAAAGGTTTTGCACCATGATGAACCAGCTGTAAGAGATTCAGCTATTTTCCATAATTTACCCGTTGCTTCTCATTCTGGAAGAGATTCAGTTATGGCCCCATTAGCAAGTCAAGACACGGGCCATTCgttgttgaaaaatgacTTTAAACATGAAAACTTAGCCGCCACCCTCGGATTGAGTTCTTCTATTGCCGAAGTCATCAATGCCAGCTTCAAGGATGGACAGTTGATTAAATCGCAAGTGGTTGGAGAAGTGGCTTTTAACTATAACGGCAATACTTCCGACCCACTTGTTGTCACTATTCCTAATAGTTTTGATAAGGTCCTTGTAAACAAGACTTTTATTGAAGATTTGGGTCAGGGCAAGtataaaataaatccaGCTTTTATCACCTCCAAAACTCTTGGCGGTTTGAAATATCTTTTGAAACCAACACAGGTACCTGTGATAATCCAACAGATTTGGAAATTTGAACCTCATCAATCGAGTTTAATGGTCAGCATTCGTTCAACCACACCTTTGGTGTTGGAAAACTTTGTTGTCTCTGTGGCTTTGAATCATGACATTGAAGCAACCTCGGCTTCCTCAAAACCTCAAGGTGCGTTCAATAAAGAGAAGAACAGAATAACGTGGAGATATCCACTGTCACTCACGTTGAATGGTGAAGAGCGTTTGATAGCTAGATTTATGACAAATGGGTTGGGTTCAGAACACGAGTCAGGAGTACAGATTAAATTTCAAGTTAAGGACCCACAAGTTAAATACTGCAGTATTTACAATGAGAACGGCGAAGAGATTCCTACGTTCAGAAATTTGGTAAGTGGTAGTTACAGCGGTCATCTTTGA
- a CDS encoding GPI-anchored cell wall protein, putative (Similar to S. cerevisiae FIT1;~contains eight-cysteine CFEM domain - proteins containing this domain are postulated to play a key role in formation, development and/or maintenance of the biofilm structure in C. albicans; Perez et al. 2006. FEMS Yeast Res. 6: 1074-1084. Has independently been identified as a cell-surface mannosylated protein involved in haemin and haemoglobin-iron utilization (Weissman and Kornitzer. 2004.), with translation MLSSSSILIVSIALAATASAVPDGANPYTIYPSVAKTASINGFADRIYDQLPECAKECVKQSTSNTPCPYWDTGCLCVMPQFGGAVGNCVAKNCKGKDVGSVESLATSLCSAAGVWEPYWMIPSSVSDTLAKAANAATATTTAETTTKSSVAVPTTATETSPIASTSHESKVAETSAALKTLSTESTTPAETSKSKETSKAAETTKAEESSVAQSSSATGVASVSVETANAGNMPAVAIGGVIAAVAALI, from the coding sequence ATGTTGTCCTCATCTTCCATATTAATTGTTTCTATCGCTTTAGCTGCTACCGCGAGTGCCGTTCCAGATGGTGCTAATCCATATACCATTTACCCAAGTGTTGCTAAAACCGCTTCCATCAATGGTTTCGCTGACAGAATCTACGACCAATTGCCAGAATGTGCTAAAGAATGTGTCAAGCAAAGTACCAGTAACACCCCATGTCCATACTGGGATACCGGTTGTTTGTGTGTCATGCCTCAATTCGGTGGTGCTGTTGGTAACTGTGTTGCTAAAAACTGTAAAGGTAAAGATGTTGGTTCTGTTGAATCTTTAGCTACTTCCCTTTGTTCAGCTGCTGGTGTTTGGGAACCATACTGGATGATCCCATCAAGTGTTTCTGATACTTTGGCTAAAGCTGCCAATGCAGCAACCGCAACAACTACAGcagaaacaacaactaaaTCTTCCGTTGCTGTACCAACCACTGCTACTGAAACTAGTCCTATTGCATCTACTTCTCATGAAAGTAAAGTAGCTGAAACATCTGCTGCTCTAAAAACTCTTTCAACTGAAAGTACCACTCCAGCCGAAACATCAAAATCCAAAGAAACCTCAAAGGCTGCTGAAACTACCAAAGCTGAAGAATCTTCTGTTGCTCAATCTTCTTCTGCTACTGGTGTTGCTTCTGTTTCAGTTGAAACTGCCAACGCCGGTAACATGCCAGCTGTTGCTATTGGTGGTGTTattgctgctgttgctgcCTTAATCTAA
- a CDS encoding ammonium permease, putative (Similar to S. cerevisiae MEP2), with protein MSGNFTETGTGGDVFKVDLNEQFDRADMVWIGTASVLVWIMIPGVGLLYSGISRKKHALSLMWAALMAACVAAFQWFWWGYSLVFAHNGSVFLGTLQNFCLKDVLGAPSIVKTVPDILFCLYQGMFAAVTAILMAGAGCERARLGPMMVFLFIWLTIVYCPIAYWTWGGNGWLVNLGALDFAGGGPVHENSGFAALAYSLWLGKRHDPVAKGKVPKYKPHSVSSIVMGTIFLWFGWYGFNGGSTGNSSMRSWYACVNTNLAAATGGLTWMFVDWFRTGGKWSTVGLCMGAIAGLVGITPAAGYVPVYTSIIFGIVPAIICNFAVDIKDLLQIDDGMDVWALHGVGGFVGNFMTGLFAADYVAMIDGTEIDGGWINHHWKQLGYQLAGSCAVAAWSFTVTSIILLAMDRIPFLRIRLHEDEEMLGTDLAQIGEYAYYADEDPETNPYVLEPIRSTNISQPLPHIDGVADGSSNNESGEAKN; from the coding sequence ATGTCTGGAAATTTCACGGAAACAGGTACAGGTGGAGATGTGTTTAAAGTCGACTTGAATGAACAATTTGACCGTGCCGATATGGTATGGATTGGTACTGCAAGTGTTTTGGTATGGATCATGATTCCTGGTGTGGGACTCTTGTATTCAGGGATCTCGCGTAAGAAGCATGCATTGTCGTTGATGTGGGCTGCGTTGATGGCTGCGTGTGTGGCAGCCTTCCAGTGGTTCTGGTGGGGGTACTCGTTGGTGTTTGCCCACAATGGTTCTGTGTTTTTGGGAACCTTGCAAAACTTTTGTCTCAAGGATGTTTTAGGGGCACCCAGTATTGTCAAAACGGTTCCTGATATTTTGTTCTGTTTATACCAAGGGATGTTTGCTGCTGTCACTGCTATTTTAATGGCTGGTGCCGGGTGCGAGCGTGCACGATTAGGACCGATGATggtgtttttgtttatctGGTTGACTATTGTGTACTGTCCTATTGCCTATTGGACATGGGGCGGAAATGGTTGGTTGGTCAACTTGGGAGCATTGGATTTCGCTGGTGGCGGTCCAGTTCACGAAAACTCTGGTTTTGCTGCTTTGGCATACTCGCTCTGGTTGGGTAAGAGACATGACCCTGTTGCCAAAGGCAAAGTTCCAAAATACAAGCCACATTCAGTTTCCTCCATTGTTATGGGCACGATCTTTCTCTGGTTTGGCTGGTACGGTTTCAATGGTGGGTCTACAGGTAACTCTTCCATGCGTTCGTGGTACGCCTGTGTCAACACCAACCTTGCTGCTGCAACCGGGGGGTTGACTTGGATGTTTGTTGATTGGTTTAGAACTGGCGGCAAATGGTCGACTGTTGGCTTGTGCATGGGCGCAATTGCTGGTCTCGTTGGAATCACTCCTGCTGCTGGCTACGTTCCTGTTTACACGTCGATAATTTTCGGCATTGTTCCAGCCATTATCTGTAACTTTGCTGTTGACATAAAGGACTTGTTGCAGATTGACGACGGTATGGACGTGTGGGCGCTCCATGGTGTTGGTGGATTTGTTGGTAACTTTATGACGGGATTATTTGCTGCAGACTATGTTGCCATGATTGACGGAACTGAGATTGACGGTGGGTGGATAAACCACCACTGGAAACAATTGGGGTACCAGTTGGCAGGAAGTTGTGCTGTAGCTGCGTGGTCGTTCACTGTTACATCGATCATTTTGCTTGCTATGGACAGAATCCCATTTCTCAGAATCCGTCTCCACGAAGACGAGGAAATGTTGGGTACCGACTTGGCACAAATTGGGGAATATGCCTATTATGCTGATGAAGATCCTGAGACCAACCCATATGTATTGGAACCTATCCGCTCTACCAATATAAGCCAACCGTTACCCCATATTGACGGTGTTGCTGATGGGTCTAGCAATAATGAGTCGGGAGAAGCTAAAAATTAA
- a CDS encoding divalent cation transporter, putative (Similar to S. cerevisiae MNR2;~possibly fungus-specific): MGKPKKHMSFMATNYVPTDEQSHDSSSTTNLRNHANGTKNSSSSLDQLINSGTFIDHRKASDWANAHSSPSNTRRRKSNGSFRNQKSNTDSPSLPLTNRNLQTLIRRSSTLEDPISPTAVAIDIDKFTNEQRSFVKSNTWQGHHEDRDEDQYSYSEFGESNPSSEHSSDSTSLDDVCFPDFREDVKTTSGWPDLHVLEEFIKEELEEVQTDLEPTVNFGGNVVHSENEDATESTPLIDSFKVNEVQALDSENNPFQVRPTPIQPWERSQQNIPPILKDTSKGQVDKEICRFTYFREDMSKTVHSPTISGLIEDRSKIYESLEELFPPTRSKPPSIHMKPDSVSSTNLAPLTKSRPETPTPSSVNDSLSRREPFWLDVLDPTEEEMKVLSKTFGIHPLTTEDIFLGEAREKVELFKSYYFVCFTSFDVVYEKRRQRAKEQEKKFIKLQEMYEKGSDNGSISESKSPFKLLKSLFSRKRRLSSYLEKPTSTSIKSQGKKIRDGELSPLNMYIIVFKSGVITFHFSATPHPINVRRRARMLKDYLSVTSDWICYALIDDITDSFAPMIETIETEVNAIEDAILKMHSGESDSEDESEEESDHPDNVFVFRKRSKSMVDHKSEPRLAKSASSSSGSSSSRILGWKRKGDMLRRIGECRKRVMSVMRLLSSKADVIKAFSKRFNESEGSQSEIGMYLGDIQDHIVTMLQALAHYEKLLARFHSNYLAQINIDMTKVNNDTNDVLGKITILGTIVLPINVVTGLWGMNCLVPGQDYEGLAWFWGIVGCMALFSFVAYNYARRVTGL, translated from the coding sequence ATGGGTAAACCAAAGAAACATATGTCATTCATGGCAACTAACTATGTTCCAACGGATGAACAGTCTCAtgattcatcatcaacGACAAATCTACGCAATCACGCCAACGGAACAAAGAACAGTTCTAGTTCGTTGGACCAATTGATAAACTCGGGCACTTTTATAGACCATCGGAAGGCTTCTGATTGGGCAAATGCACATTCATCACCCTCAAacacaagaagaagaaaatcaaaCGGCTCCTTTCGAAACCAGAAATCAAACACAGATTCACCTAGTTTACCGTTAACGAATAGAAATTTACAAACACTAATTAGAAGATCCTCGACGCTCGAGGATCCGATCTCACCAACCGCAGTTGCTATTGATATAGACAAGTTCACCAACGAGCAGAGACTGTTTGTCAAATCAAATACCTGGCAGGGTCATCATGAGGATCGAGATGAAGACCAATACTCGTATTCCGAGTTTGGAGAGTCCAACCCTTCATCAGAACATTCTAGTGACTCGACGTCTCTAGATGACGTATGCTTCCCTGACTTTAGAGAAGATGTCAAAACTACCAGTGGCTGGCCTGATTTGCATGTTTTAGAAGAATTCATAAAGgaagaattggaagaaGTACAGACAGACTTGGAACCAACCGTTAATTTTGGCGGCAATGTCGTGCACAGCGAAAATGAGGATGCCACAGAGAGTACACCTTTGATAGATAGTTTTAAAGTGAATGAGGTTCAAGCCTTGGATCTGGAAAATAATCCTTTTCAAGTCCGACCAACCCCAATACAACCATGGGAAAGATCACAGCAGAATATACCACCCATTTTAAAAGATACCAGCAAGGGGCAAGTTGACAAAGAGATTTGCCGGTTTACTTATTTCCGTGAAGATATGTCTAAAACAGTACACTCTCCAACTATACTGGGGTTGATCGAAGATAGATCAAAAATTTACGAGAGTCTTGAAGAGCTTTTCCCTCCCACCAGATCAAAACCACCTTCTATTCATATGAAACCAGATTCGGTCTCTTCAACAAACCTAGCACCGTTGACCAAGTCTCGTCCGGAGACACCCACTCCTTCATCTGTGAATGATAGCTTATCTCGTCGTGAGCCATTTTGGCTTGATGTTTTGGATCcaacagaagaagaaatgaaGGTACTTTCAAAAACATTTGGCATCCACCCTTTGACAACAGAAGATATTTTTCTTGGTGAGGCAAGAGAGAAGGTGGAATTGTTTAAATCATACTactttgtttgtttcaCTTCATTTGACGTAGTGTATGAAAAAAGACGACAGCGAGcaaaagaacaagaaaagaagtttatcaaattgCAAGAAATGTACGAAAAAGGTTCTGATAATGGAAGTATACTGGAATCAAAATCGCCTTTCAAATTGCTAAAGTCCCTTTTCAGTCGAAAGAGGAGACTTTCATCGTATTTGGAGAAACCAACCAGCACTTCCATTAAATCGCAGGGCAAAAAAATACGAGATGGAGAACTTCTGCCATTAAACATGTACATTATCGTTTTCAAAAGTGGTGTTATtacttttcatttttcagCAACCCCTCATCCAATTAATGTTCGTAGACGTGCTCGAATGTTGAAGGATTATTTATCAGTAACCTCTGATTGGATATGTTATGCTTTGATAGATGATATCACTGATTCTTTTGCCCCCATgattgaaacaattgaaacgGAAGTGAATGCAATTGAGGATGCAATTTTGAAGATGCATTCAGGAGAATCTGATTCCGAAGATGAAAGTGAAGAAGAATCCGATCATCCAGATaatgtttttgttttcagaAAACGATCAAAGTCGATGGTGGACCATAAATCGGAACCCAGATTGGCCAAATCGGCATCTAGTTCCAGTGGATCAAGCTCATCTAGAATTCTTGGCTGGAAACGTAAAGGCGATATGTTAAGAAGAATTGGCGAATGCAGGAAAAGAGTTATGTCGGTTATGAGATTGTTGTCTTCAAAAGCAGACGTAATTAAAGCTTTCAGCAAACGTTTCAACGAACTGGAAGGATCGCAGCTGGAGATTGGAATGTATTTAGGTGATATACAAGATCATATTGTTACTATGTTGCAAGCCTTGGCCCATTATGAAAAGTTGTTAGCAAGATTCCATTCCAATTACTTGGCTCAGATCAATATTGATATGACGAAAGTGAACAACGATACAAATGATGTGTTAGGGAAAATCACAATATTGGGTACGATTGTGTTGCCAATCAATGTGGTAACTGGACTCTGGGGTATGAACTGTTTAGTTCCTGGTCAAGATTATGAGGGTTTAGCCTGGTTTTGGGGAATTGTCGGATGCATGGCTTTATTTAGTTTTGTTGCTTACAATTATGCCAGACGAGTGACTGGTTTGTAA